One stretch of Candidatus Binatia bacterium DNA includes these proteins:
- a CDS encoding iron-sulfur cluster carrier protein, translating to MVAPDMVTPQQVLEELKRVKYPGLGRDVVSFGFVRDIEVSSFGVKVVLAPTTRDAAIVAQLKEAVSQIVSALPGVREVEVAITQPAPPPQRRTMQTTPLPGVEHVVAVASGKGGVGKSTVAVHLAFALSALGRSVGLLDADIYGPSIPQMVGTFGSPGVTTSGRILPLEAHGVKTISLGHLIDPGTPVIWRGPMITKVLTQFFRDVEWGRLDILVLDLPPGTGDAQLTIAQQIAVSGGLIVTTPQEMALEDVRRGVAMFRELRAPVLGVIENMSFHLCRHCGGRSEPFGYGGGERMAEELGVPFLGRLPLDAELMEACEVGAPLVLSNPEHAVSRAFQELAERVWSALAARGRVALPQIS from the coding sequence ATGGTCGCACCGGACATGGTAACGCCACAGCAAGTACTCGAAGAACTCAAACGCGTGAAATACCCCGGACTCGGTCGCGACGTCGTCAGCTTCGGGTTCGTCCGCGACATCGAGGTGAGTTCGTTCGGGGTCAAAGTCGTTCTCGCACCGACCACGCGTGACGCGGCCATCGTTGCACAACTCAAAGAGGCCGTAAGCCAAATCGTGTCGGCTTTACCCGGAGTGCGGGAGGTGGAAGTTGCCATCACACAGCCAGCTCCCCCGCCCCAGCGAAGGACGATGCAGACCACACCACTTCCGGGCGTGGAGCACGTGGTAGCGGTTGCCAGCGGAAAAGGGGGGGTGGGGAAGTCCACCGTGGCGGTCCATCTCGCTTTCGCACTCTCTGCCTTGGGACGCAGTGTGGGCTTGCTCGACGCCGACATTTACGGGCCGAGCATCCCTCAGATGGTCGGGACCTTTGGTTCGCCCGGAGTGACCACCAGCGGTCGCATCCTGCCGCTGGAGGCGCACGGAGTCAAAACCATCTCGCTCGGGCATCTCATCGATCCCGGCACGCCCGTGATTTGGCGCGGGCCGATGATTACCAAGGTTCTCACACAGTTCTTCCGCGACGTGGAGTGGGGCCGGCTGGACATCTTGGTTTTGGACCTTCCTCCGGGCACGGGAGATGCGCAGCTCACGATCGCCCAACAGATTGCCGTCAGTGGTGGGTTGATTGTCACCACACCGCAAGAGATGGCGCTGGAAGATGTCCGCCGGGGCGTAGCCATGTTCCGCGAACTCCGCGCACCAGTTCTGGGAGTGATCGAGAACATGAGCTTTCACTTGTGCCGGCACTGCGGAGGCCGCAGTGAGCCGTTTGGATACGGCGGCGGAGAACGTATGGCCGAGGAACTCGGCGTTCCATTCCTAGGCCGCCTGCCGCTCGATGCCGAACTCATGGAAGCTTGCGAGGTCGGCGCCCCGCTCGTGCTCTCCAACCCGGAGCATGCGGTAAGCCGCGCCTTTCAGGAGCTCGCGGAGAGGGTATGGAGTGCGCTGGCAGCGCGTGGGCGAGTTGCGCTTCCGCAAATTTCATGA
- a CDS encoding putative transcriptional regulatory protein — protein sequence MSGHSKWHSIRHKKAAKDAKRGKLFTKLIKEITVAARLGGGDVSANPRLRTAVQTAREHSMPMENIERAIKRGTGEIEGVTYEEVQYEGYGPGGVAILVQAMTDNRNRTVAEIRRLFEKAGGNLGASGCVAWMFKKRGVITVPKGDVDEERLMELALEAGADDVSDTDGTFEVLTSPENFEAVKAALQNAHIPIANAEVSMVADNTVRVTGQDALQAMKLLEALEDHDDVQSVASNADFDEDELQRLSA from the coding sequence ATGTCCGGGCACTCCAAATGGCACTCGATTCGCCACAAGAAGGCCGCCAAAGACGCCAAGCGTGGGAAGCTGTTCACTAAACTCATCAAGGAGATCACCGTCGCTGCCCGCTTGGGCGGGGGGGACGTGTCGGCCAATCCGCGCTTGCGCACTGCCGTGCAGACGGCGCGCGAACACAGCATGCCGATGGAAAACATCGAGCGCGCCATCAAGCGCGGCACCGGCGAGATCGAGGGCGTAACGTACGAGGAGGTGCAGTACGAGGGCTACGGGCCCGGCGGGGTGGCCATTTTGGTGCAAGCCATGACCGATAACCGCAATCGCACGGTGGCCGAGATCCGCCGACTGTTCGAGAAAGCCGGCGGAAACCTAGGGGCAAGCGGCTGCGTGGCCTGGATGTTCAAGAAGCGAGGTGTGATCACTGTGCCGAAAGGCGATGTGGACGAAGAACGCCTGATGGAACTGGCCCTGGAAGCCGGGGCGGACGATGTCAGCGACACCGACGGGACGTTCGAAGTGCTGACCTCACCGGAGAATTTCGAAGCGGTCAAGGCCGCCCTGCAAAACGCACACATCCCAATTGCCAACGCCGAAGTCTCTATGGTGGCGGACAATACCGTGCGGGTCACCGGCCAAGATGCTCTACAAGCAATGAAACTTTTGGAAGCGCTGGAGGATCACGACGACGTGCAAAGCGTGGCCTCGAACGCAGACTTCGACGAGGACGAGCTCCAACGCCTCAGCGCGTGA
- the ruvB gene encoding Holliday junction ATP-dependent DNA helicase RuvB, whose product MSPLHESRRRTPPPQTTSAPPLRSPAVAVDAIDEDLVFEANLRPQRLDEYIGQEGIKANLRVAIDAAKRRGESLEHLLLYGPPGLGKTSLAHIVAREMGVNIHTTSGPVIERPGDLAAILTNLQAGDVLFIDEIHRLSRVVEEILYPAMEDYQIDVLIGQGPSARSIRLDLQRFTLIGATTRAGLLTSPLRDRFGVSLRLDFYRVAELCEIVRRAARILGVPIDAAGAEEIARRSRGTPRVANRLLRRVRDFAEVRAAGRITAAVADEALRLLGVDQFGFDPMDRTLLATIIDKFDGGPVGLNTLAAAIGEERDTIEDVYEPFLIQEGFLARTSRGRMATRLAYEALGRTPPVRPQQPNLFAKWNGE is encoded by the coding sequence ATGAGTCCACTGCACGAGTCGCGCCGCCGCACCCCGCCGCCCCAGACAACCTCGGCTCCCCCGCTGCGGAGCCCCGCGGTGGCTGTGGATGCCATCGACGAGGACTTGGTCTTCGAAGCCAACCTCCGGCCCCAGCGGCTCGACGAGTACATTGGCCAAGAGGGAATCAAAGCCAATCTCCGCGTCGCCATCGATGCTGCCAAACGACGCGGCGAAAGCTTGGAACATCTTCTCCTCTACGGCCCGCCTGGACTGGGCAAAACGTCGCTGGCGCACATCGTGGCGAGGGAAATGGGCGTCAATATTCACACGACTTCTGGGCCGGTCATCGAGCGGCCCGGAGACCTCGCCGCCATCCTCACCAATCTTCAGGCCGGAGACGTCTTGTTCATCGACGAAATCCATCGCCTGAGCCGCGTGGTGGAAGAAATTTTGTACCCCGCGATGGAAGATTACCAGATTGACGTTTTGATCGGGCAAGGACCCAGTGCACGCTCGATTCGCCTGGATTTGCAACGCTTCACGCTGATCGGTGCAACCACGCGGGCCGGGCTTCTCACTTCGCCCCTGCGCGACCGCTTTGGGGTCAGCTTGCGACTCGACTTTTACCGTGTCGCGGAGCTTTGCGAAATCGTGCGGCGGGCGGCTCGGATTCTGGGAGTGCCCATTGACGCAGCCGGCGCCGAAGAAATTGCACGGCGCTCGCGCGGCACACCGCGTGTGGCTAACCGGCTGCTGCGGCGCGTGCGCGACTTTGCCGAAGTCCGCGCCGCCGGCCGTATCACCGCCGCAGTCGCCGACGAGGCCTTGCGCCTCTTGGGCGTGGATCAGTTCGGCTTCGATCCGATGGACCGTACGTTGTTGGCAACGATCATCGACAAGTTCGATGGCGGTCCGGTGGGGTTGAACACCCTTGCCGCCGCAATTGGCGAGGAGCGGGACACGATCGAAGACGTGTACGAGCCGTTCCTCATCCAAGAGGGGTTTCTGGCCCGAACCTCGCGCGGACGTATGGCCACTCGGCTCGCATACGAAGCGCTGGGCCGGACTCCTCCCGTACGCCCACAGCAGCCCAACTTGTTCGCGAAATGGAATGGGGAGTGA
- the ruvC gene encoding crossover junction endodeoxyribonuclease RuvC, whose product MRVIGVDPSTVATGWGVLDGGVPHLRWVAHGVVRCHGAVSRRLARLHSEITRILIEHRPDYLSLEQGFASSNIQAALRLGEARGVVLAAAGSLEIPVAEYAPSTIKLAVTGDGRATKAQVQLMVQRLLALPEPPAEDAADALAAALCHLQSYKLVSKLGQRTLRRG is encoded by the coding sequence ATGCGCGTGATCGGAGTCGACCCGAGCACCGTGGCTACCGGCTGGGGGGTGCTCGATGGCGGTGTTCCGCACCTGCGCTGGGTCGCCCACGGTGTGGTCCGCTGCCATGGGGCAGTGAGCCGCCGGCTCGCCAGGCTGCACTCCGAGATCACGCGTATCTTGATCGAACACCGCCCCGACTACTTGAGTTTGGAGCAAGGTTTTGCGAGCTCCAACATCCAAGCCGCTCTCCGCTTGGGAGAAGCACGCGGTGTGGTCCTGGCGGCCGCAGGAAGTTTGGAGATTCCGGTGGCGGAGTACGCCCCTTCCACAATCAAGCTGGCCGTGACTGGTGACGGACGCGCCACCAAAGCACAGGTACAGCTCATGGTGCAGCGACTCCTCGCTTTGCCCGAACCTCCTGCCGAGGATGCCGCCGATGCGCTGGCCGCCGCGTTGTGTCACCTGCAAAGCTACAAGCTGGTGAGCAAACTCGGTCAGCGCACCCTCCGTCGAGGTTGA
- a CDS encoding MBL fold metallo-hydrolase, with the protein MSGRVEVLFLGAGDAFCSGGQHQAGYVLRGEGATLLLDCGATSLAALHRHEVDAAALDGIFLSHLHGDHFGGLPFLFLEWIYRTKRSRPVEVIGPPGTAERVTTLFRTLYRDVGHRPVPFDLRFREVHPGGTVEIAGIVLEAFRVPHQQEEISLGVAVQIGSRRIVYSGDTGWTDDLLCQSAGADLFICECSFFDTIVPNHLAYVTLEGVRSRFESRRIILTHLGQEVLDRRAEVTMELAFDGLRVSL; encoded by the coding sequence ATGAGCGGGCGTGTCGAGGTACTCTTTCTGGGGGCGGGGGATGCGTTTTGCTCGGGCGGCCAGCACCAGGCGGGCTACGTGCTCCGGGGCGAAGGTGCAACGCTGTTGTTGGATTGCGGCGCGACGTCGCTAGCCGCGCTTCACCGTCACGAGGTGGATGCCGCGGCTCTGGATGGCATATTCCTCAGCCATTTGCACGGCGATCATTTCGGGGGCTTGCCGTTTTTGTTTTTGGAGTGGATTTACCGGACGAAGCGTAGCCGGCCCGTGGAGGTAATCGGCCCTCCGGGCACAGCAGAGCGGGTGACGACATTGTTCCGCACACTGTACCGCGACGTTGGCCATCGTCCGGTACCCTTCGATTTGCGTTTCCGGGAGGTTCATCCAGGCGGAACCGTCGAAATCGCCGGGATTGTGCTGGAAGCGTTTCGAGTGCCGCACCAACAGGAAGAAATTTCCCTGGGCGTGGCAGTGCAAATTGGCTCGCGGCGTATCGTGTACAGCGGGGACACAGGCTGGACGGATGACCTGCTTTGCCAGTCGGCCGGGGCCGATTTGTTCATTTGCGAGTGCAGCTTTTTCGACACGATCGTGCCCAACCACTTGGCGTACGTCACGCTCGAGGGCGTTCGATCGAGGTTCGAGAGCCGGCGGATAATTCTCACTCACCTCGGCCAGGAAGTGCTGGACCGCCGTGCTGAAGTGACGATGGAGCTGGCCTTCGACGGGCTGCGCGTGAGCTTGTAA
- the purB gene encoding adenylosuccinate lyase, protein MLHNQPEDRLPDVLAERYASPEMAAIWSARGKVVLERELWIAVLKAQKELGLEVPDDAIAAYERVKDQVDLASIRARERRTKHDVKARIEEFCALAGHEHIHKGMTSRDLTENVEQLQILRAGTLLFEKGLAAAAWFAQRAQEYRDVVLPARTHNVPAQPTTFGRRLAMYGEELLLALDHLKWWLESYPLRGLKGPIGTQLDLLTLLGGDATKVERLENAVLEFLGFRRTLRAVGQVYPRSLDAAMAGILVQLGAAPSSFAKTLRLMAGHELATEGFAEGQVGSSAMPHKMNPRSCERLNGLHLVVRGFANMLEGLAGDQWNEGDVSCSVVRRVALPGIFLASDGLLETCLAIVKNFRLFPAVVAGEWRRHAPFLASTTLLMEAVRRGVGREQAHAIIQEETQAAVNALRTGQGVSDLVARLAARPELKLDQKTIESILDQTDRLVGAAQRQTDEFVRAVGELLARHPEAQRHQPRDIL, encoded by the coding sequence ATGCTGCACAATCAGCCTGAGGATCGGCTGCCCGACGTCTTGGCAGAACGCTACGCCAGTCCAGAAATGGCAGCCATTTGGTCCGCCCGCGGCAAGGTGGTTCTGGAACGCGAGCTGTGGATCGCCGTGCTCAAGGCGCAAAAGGAACTTGGTCTCGAGGTACCCGACGACGCGATTGCTGCGTACGAACGGGTCAAAGATCAGGTGGATCTCGCCAGCATCCGTGCCCGCGAGCGCCGGACCAAACACGACGTGAAAGCTCGCATCGAGGAGTTTTGCGCGCTGGCCGGCCACGAGCACATCCACAAGGGCATGACCAGTCGCGACCTCACCGAGAACGTCGAGCAGCTCCAAATCCTGCGTGCCGGAACGCTACTGTTCGAGAAGGGGCTGGCCGCCGCAGCATGGTTCGCACAACGAGCTCAGGAGTACCGCGACGTCGTTCTGCCCGCCCGCACGCACAATGTGCCTGCGCAACCTACGACTTTCGGCCGCCGCCTCGCCATGTATGGCGAGGAACTCTTGCTCGCTCTCGATCACTTGAAGTGGTGGCTCGAGAGTTACCCTCTGCGCGGACTCAAAGGCCCGATCGGCACGCAACTCGACTTGCTGACGCTGCTCGGCGGGGACGCAACCAAGGTAGAGCGCTTGGAGAATGCGGTGCTCGAATTTCTCGGCTTTCGCCGCACGCTGCGAGCGGTGGGGCAAGTCTATCCGCGCAGTCTGGATGCAGCCATGGCCGGCATCCTGGTGCAACTCGGTGCCGCTCCGAGTAGCTTCGCCAAAACGCTGCGGCTCATGGCGGGCCACGAACTTGCCACCGAAGGATTTGCCGAAGGCCAAGTAGGCTCGTCCGCAATGCCTCACAAAATGAACCCGCGAAGTTGCGAGCGCTTGAACGGTTTGCACTTGGTCGTTCGCGGTTTTGCCAACATGCTCGAAGGGCTCGCGGGCGACCAGTGGAACGAGGGCGACGTGTCGTGTTCCGTGGTGCGGCGCGTGGCCTTACCCGGGATCTTTCTGGCGAGCGACGGCTTGCTGGAAACCTGCCTCGCGATTGTCAAAAACTTCCGCTTGTTTCCCGCTGTGGTTGCCGGGGAATGGCGCCGCCATGCACCGTTTCTGGCGAGCACCACGCTCCTCATGGAGGCAGTGCGGCGGGGGGTAGGCCGGGAGCAAGCGCACGCCATCATTCAAGAAGAAACCCAAGCCGCGGTGAATGCCTTGCGAACCGGTCAAGGCGTTTCCGACCTCGTCGCTCGTCTCGCTGCGCGCCCGGAACTCAAGCTCGACCAGAAAACCATCGAAAGCATCCTCGACCAGACGGACCGGCTCGTCGGAGCGGCGCAAAGACAGACGGACGAATTCGTGCGCGCTGTCGGGGAGCTCCTGGCGCGCCATCCCGAAGCGCAACGCCATCAGCCCCGCGACATCCTGTAA
- the ruvA gene encoding Holliday junction ATP-dependent DNA helicase RuvA, whose amino-acid sequence MIAWLAGRLVSKSPAQCIVDVHGVGYQVFLSLPGYCALPEVGAPVQLHIHTHVREDALHLYGFLDVEERDLFLELLNVSGVGPRLALTILSGSSLDELREALVRGDTERLVAIPGVGKKTAARLVVELRDRLAQAVHEAPKPRPSGALSSVEEEAVSALVNFGFKPAVAQQAVRQARSAGNEALEDLIRDALRRAAA is encoded by the coding sequence ATGATTGCGTGGTTGGCGGGAAGGTTGGTGTCCAAGTCGCCCGCACAGTGCATCGTGGACGTGCACGGTGTCGGATACCAAGTGTTCTTGTCGCTGCCCGGCTACTGCGCCCTCCCCGAGGTGGGAGCCCCGGTGCAACTCCATATCCACACTCATGTGCGCGAAGACGCACTACACCTCTACGGATTCTTGGATGTGGAGGAACGCGATTTGTTCTTGGAACTGTTGAACGTTTCGGGTGTCGGACCGCGACTCGCCCTGACCATCCTTTCCGGATCCTCCCTGGACGAACTCCGCGAGGCCCTCGTTCGGGGAGACACAGAGCGGCTGGTGGCCATCCCCGGCGTGGGCAAAAAGACAGCCGCTCGTTTAGTGGTGGAACTCCGTGATCGCCTGGCACAGGCCGTTCACGAGGCACCAAAACCGCGGCCATCCGGGGCTTTGTCGTCCGTCGAGGAGGAAGCCGTATCTGCCCTCGTCAACTTCGGCTTTAAGCCCGCGGTAGCGCAACAGGCCGTGCGTCAAGCCCGTTCGGCCGGAAACGAAGCCCTCGAAGACCTCATCCGTGACGCTTTGCGGAGAGCTGCAGCATGA